In Astyanax mexicanus isolate ESR-SI-001 chromosome 5, AstMex3_surface, whole genome shotgun sequence, a single window of DNA contains:
- the LOC103036533 gene encoding odorant receptor 131-2-like: MNLSVAPEYENLSLSLQNGVQRDSFSAALTKNIMAMLVWLALSIINGSMVSTFLKHRFFYEDPRYIMFICMVVNDAVQLTLVTGLYVVSYAFSKILASACCLLIMTAVLTTRATPLILAGMAIERYVSICFPLHYAHMCTIHRTLWLVGIILVLSAVPPFTDLFITLAKEPASFFQTSIFCDHSLLFRDRSIYYKNCAFDSVYFSFVFLALIYTYCKIMLAARAASTDLTSVKKARNTVLLHGVQLLLCMLAFVVPSMQAPLIQLFPKYSLEIRYVNFLLVYIIPRFLSPMIYGFRDEKFRKYWNKYLIHRVRRVKPDEHLPHKPK, translated from the exons ATGAACCTCTCTGTTGCTCCTGAATATGAAAACCTCAGCCTGTCGCTTCAGAATGGGGTGCAACGGGACAGCTTCAGTGCTGCTCTCACCAAAAACATAATGGCCATGCTTGTGTGGCTGGCCCTCAGCATCATCAACGGCAGCATGGTGTCCACCTTTCTCAAACACAGATTCTTCTATGAGGACCCACGATACATCATGTTTATTTGTATGGTTGTCAACGATGCAGTTCAGCTGACACTGGTCACTGGCCTTTATGTG GTAAGCTATGCCTTCTCCAAGATCTTAGCCTCAGCCTGTTGCCTGCTCATCATGACAGCTGTGCTGACGACACGCGCCACCCCCCTCATCCTCGCTGGCATGGCCATCGAACGCTATGTCTCCATCTGCTTTCCCCTCCACTATGCCCACATGTGCACCATTCACCGCACCCTCTGGCTCGTGGGGATCATCCTGGTCCTGAGTGCTGTGCCTCCATTCACAGACCTCTTTATTACCTTGGCCAAAGAGCCTGCCTCCTTCTTTCAAACATCTATTTTTTGCGACCACTCGCTACTTTTCAGAGACCGCTCCATCTACTACAAAAACTGTGCCTTCGATAGCGTCTACTTCTCCTTCGTCTTCCTGGCGCTGATCTACACCTACTGCAAGATCATGCTGGCTGCCAGGGCGGCCTCTACAGATCTCACATCGGTGAAGAAAGCCCGAAACACTGTGTTGCTTCACGGTGTTCAGCTGCTGCTCTGCATGCTGGCCTTTGTAGTGCCCTCCATGCAGGCACCTCTCATTCAGCTGTTCCCGAAGTACAGCCTGGAGATCCGCTACGTCAACTTTCTGCTTGTCTACATCATCCCACGCTTCCTGAGCCCTATGATCTATGGGTTCAGAGACGAGAAATTCAGAAAGTACTGGAACAAGTATCTTATCCACAGGGTGAGGAGAGTAAAGCCAGATGAGCACCTGCCACATAAACCAAAGTAA
- the LOC103036220 gene encoding odorant receptor 131-2-like: MNSTGTQVLLRDTFATTFAKNFILVVVWLILSYINGSVVATFFSNQIFYEDPRYILFIHMVTNDAVLLTLTVTMTVVNYISYTISVSVCTGFVLVAVFTTYNTPVNLAGMAIERYIAVCHPLRHSQICTVRRTYIFIGLIWFFSVVPDITDLFVILAKEPLSFFHTSVFCVRENIFKDPVLQQRRVVFDALCFSLVFLTLAYTYLRVILAAHAMSTDKVSVQRARNTILLHGAQLLMCMLSYVYSSIETLLNIIFPGQIREIRYVNYLISFIMPRFLSPIICICI; the protein is encoded by the coding sequence ATGAACTCAACGGGAACACAGGTTCTGCTACGAGACACGTTTGCAACAACATTTGCCAAGAACTTCATTCTGGTTGTGGTGTGGTTGATCCTGAGCTACATCAATGGTAGTGTGGTGGCAACCTTCTTCAGCAACCAGATATTTTATGAAGATCCTCGCTATATCCTCTTCATCCACATGGTCACCAATGATGCCGTGCTGCTTACTCTCACTGTCACCATGACTGTGGTGAACTACATCAGCTACACCATTAGTGTGTCTGTGTGCACTGGCTTTGTCCTTGTGGCTGTCTTCACGACATACAACACACCTGTGAACCTGGCTGGCATGGCTATTGAGCGGTACATTGCCGTTTGCCACCCCCTGCGCCATTCCCAAATCTGCACCGTCCGCCGCACCTACATCTTTATTGGCCTTATCTGGTTCTTCTCTGTTGTCCCTGATATCACTGACCTCTTTGTGATCCTGGCTAAAGAACCGCTCAGCTTCTTCCACACGTCTGTGTTTTGTGTGCGTGAGAACATCTTCAAAGACCCtgtgcttcagcagagacggGTAGTATTTGATGCCCTCTGCTTCTCTTTAGTCTTCCTCACTCTGGCCTACACATACCTTAGGGTCATTTTGGCAGCCCACGCCATGTCCACTGATAAAGTGTCAGTCCAGCGAGCCAGGAACACCATCCTGCTTCACGGAGCTCAACTCCTCATGTGTATGCTCTCTTATGTTTATTCCAGCATTGAAACTCTCTTAAACATCATTTTTCCTGGACAAATCCGGGAGATACGATATGTCAATTATCTCATAAGTTTCATTATGCCACGCTTTCTGAGTCCAAttatttgtatctgtatctga
- the LOC103033030 gene encoding odorant receptor 131-2-like, with product MNSTGTQVLLRDTFATAFAKNFILVVVWLILSYINGSVVATFFSNQIFYEDPRYILFIHMVINDAVQLTVTVALFVVSYIYYTISVSVCAGFILVAVFTTRNTPVNLAGMAIERYIAVCDPLHHSQICTVRCTYILIGLIWLISVVPDITDLFVTLATEPLSFFYTSVFCLRQNVFKDPVLLYKRQAFDAFYFSLVFFTLVYTYVRVILAAHAMSIDKTPVHRARNTILLHGAQLLMCMLSYIYPSVEVFLNIRFPGHSLEIRYANYLIVYILPRFLSPIIYGVRDEKFRKYLKRYFVFSQNKVKRSVEN from the coding sequence ATGAACTCAACGGGAACACAGGTTCTGCTACGAGACACGTTTGCAACAGCATTTGCAAAGAACTTCATTCTGGTTGTGGTGTGGTTGATCCTGAGCTACATCAATGGTAGTGTGGTGGCAACCTTCTTCAGCAACCAGATATTTTATGAAGATCCTCGCTATATCCTCTTCATCCACATGGTCATCAATGATGCCGTGCAGCTGACTGTCACTGTTGCCCTGTTTGTGGTAAGCTACATCTACTACACcatcagtgtgtctgtgtgtgctggCTTCATTCTTGTGGCTGTCTTTACGACCCGGAATACACCTGTGAACCTGGCTGGCATGGCCATTGAGCGCTACATTGCCGTTTGTGACCCTTTACATCACAGCCAAATCTGCACTGTCCGCTGCACCTACATCCTCATAGGTCTTATCTGGCTCATCTCTGTTGTCCCTGATATCACTGACCTCTTTGTGACACTTGCTACAGAACCCCTTAGCTTCTTCTACACGTCTGTGTTTTGCCTGCGGCAGAATGTTTTCAAAGACCCTGTGCTCCTGTACAAGCGACAGGCCTTTGATGCCTTTTACTTCTCCTTAGTCTTCTTCACTCTGGTCTACACGTATGTGCGGGTGATCTTGGCAGCCCACGCCATGTCCATAGATAAAACACCTGTCCATCGGGCCAGGAACACCATCCTGCTTCACGGAGCTCAACTCCTCATGTGTATGCTCTCCTACATTTATCCAAGCGTCGAGGTCTTCCTGAACATTCGCTTCCCTGGTCACAGTCTGGAGATAAGATATGCCAACTATCTTATTGTCTACATCCTGCCACGCTTTCTGAGTCCAATTATTTACGGAGTCCGTGACGAAAAGTTCCGAAAATATTTAAAGAGGTATTTTGTATTTAGTCAGAATAAGGTTAAGAGAAGTGTAGAGAACTAA